A genomic window from Flintibacter sp. KGMB00164 includes:
- the rsmG gene encoding 16S rRNA (guanine(527)-N(7))-methyltransferase RsmG gives MKEIISSGLAELGLADRVPEHAPEQLAEYGRLMLEKNQVMNLTAIREEDGVARLHMLDSAALLNWGDFEGKTLLDVGTGAGLPGLPLKILVPSLQVTLLDSLNKRVDWLNEVCVQLGLEGIQAVHARAEEQALVKGWRDGFDVVTARAVAELRLLCELCLPFVKVGGVFLAMKSVDSQDELDQAAHCIKMLGGRVETVMDYPVPGAGVTHRLIPIRKVAPTLKGYPRRWAKIQKNPL, from the coding sequence GTGAAGGAGATCATATCTTCCGGCCTGGCAGAGCTGGGCCTTGCCGACCGGGTGCCGGAACACGCCCCGGAACAGCTGGCTGAGTACGGTCGGCTGATGCTGGAGAAAAACCAGGTGATGAATCTCACCGCCATCCGGGAGGAGGACGGGGTTGCCCGGCTGCACATGCTGGACAGCGCCGCCCTGCTCAACTGGGGAGACTTTGAGGGCAAGACGTTGCTTGACGTGGGCACCGGCGCCGGTCTGCCCGGCCTGCCGCTGAAAATCCTGGTCCCCTCCCTCCAGGTCACCCTGCTGGACAGCCTGAACAAGCGGGTGGACTGGCTCAATGAGGTGTGCGTCCAGCTGGGTCTGGAGGGCATCCAGGCCGTCCACGCCCGGGCGGAAGAGCAGGCTCTGGTAAAGGGCTGGCGGGACGGGTTCGATGTGGTCACCGCCCGTGCCGTGGCCGAGCTACGCCTTCTGTGCGAGCTGTGCCTGCCCTTTGTCAAGGTGGGCGGCGTGTTCCTGGCCATGAAGTCGGTAGACAGCCAGGACGAGCTGGATCAGGCCGCCCACTGCATCAAAATGTTAGGCGGCCGGGTGGAGACTGTGATGGACTACCCTGTCCCCGGTGCGGGAGTGACCCACCGTCTTATCCCCATCCGCAAGGTGGCTCCCACGCTGAAAGGCTATCCCAGAAGATGGGCTAAAATCCAAAAGAATCCGCTCTGA
- the minD gene encoding septum site-determining protein MinD, whose translation MGSVIVVTSGKGGTGKTSITGGVGSCLARLGKSVLCIDMDIGLRNLDISLGLSDRALMDFSDVVFGRCSLEKAAVSHPDLPGLSLLTAPMSFTPQLTQWQVQELLDAARKRYDYIMIDSPAGLGPGFQLASCGADRALVVSTNDASSLRDAQRTVAELDRLEQIHLVMNRIQPKLLRQLRTTIDDAMDAAGLPLIGVVPEDPRVILSANQGRPLILGGRQGAANACLNIAKRIQGLRVPIMRIR comes from the coding sequence ATGGGAAGCGTAATCGTAGTTACCTCCGGCAAGGGAGGAACTGGAAAAACCTCCATCACCGGCGGCGTGGGCTCCTGCCTGGCCAGGCTGGGCAAGAGCGTGCTGTGCATTGACATGGACATCGGTCTGCGCAATCTGGACATCTCCCTGGGACTCAGCGACCGGGCTCTGATGGACTTTTCCGATGTTGTGTTTGGCCGCTGCTCTCTGGAAAAGGCGGCGGTGAGCCACCCGGATCTGCCCGGCCTGTCTTTGCTGACCGCCCCTATGTCCTTTACCCCTCAATTGACCCAGTGGCAGGTTCAGGAGCTGCTGGATGCGGCCCGGAAGCGGTATGATTATATTATGATCGACTCCCCTGCCGGCCTGGGACCCGGCTTTCAGCTGGCCTCCTGCGGCGCGGACCGGGCTCTGGTGGTATCCACCAACGACGCCTCCTCCCTGCGGGACGCCCAGCGCACTGTGGCTGAGCTGGACCGTTTGGAGCAGATCCATCTGGTCATGAACCGCATCCAACCCAAGCTACTGCGCCAGCTGCGCACCACCATTGACGACGCCATGGACGCCGCGGGCCTGCCCCTCATCGGCGTGGTCCCCGAGGACCCCAGAGTCATTTTGTCGGCCAATCAGGGCCGTCCCTTGATCCTGGGCGGACGGCAGGGCGCCGCCAATGCCTGTTTAAATATCGCAAAACGAATCCAGGGCCTTCGCGTGCCCATCATGCGTATTCGCTGA
- a CDS encoding methylglyoxal synthase: MNIAIMCHNRKQELMVQFCTAYCGILSKHTVCATNATGRMVAEATGLPVNLFLSHEHGGIEQIGQRIIYNEIDLVLFFNSPQDNSMDEDVMYIARLCDQHSVPMATNVATAELLIHGLARGDLDWRIVMNPNRVPFAL; this comes from the coding sequence ATGAATATCGCTATCATGTGTCATAACCGCAAGCAGGAGCTGATGGTACAGTTCTGTACCGCTTATTGCGGCATCCTGTCTAAGCATACCGTCTGCGCCACCAATGCCACCGGACGGATGGTGGCGGAGGCCACCGGTCTGCCGGTCAATCTCTTTTTGTCCCATGAGCATGGCGGCATTGAGCAGATCGGCCAGCGCATCATCTACAACGAGATCGACCTGGTCCTCTTCTTCAACTCTCCCCAGGACAACAGCATGGATGAGGATGTCATGTATATCGCCCGTCTGTGCGATCAGCACTCCGTACCTATGGCAACCAACGTGGCTACCGCGGAGCTGCTTATCCACGGCCTGGCCCGGGGCGATCTGGACTGGCGTATCGTCATGAACCCCAACCGGGTTCCCTTTGCCCTGTAA